In Brachybacterium fresconis, the genomic stretch CGCCGCCAGCTCCGCCTTCCAGGACCTGGCCTCCCGCGCCCGGGTGGACGACGAGGTCCGCACCCGCACCAGCGGCCTGATCGCCCTGGGCAGCTTCTCCTACGCCGACACCTCCGAGCGCGCCTCCCAGCTGATGGTCCCGCGGGCGCTGCTCGGCGTGCACGACGGGGAGTCGTTCCTGACCGTGGTCGGCGTCGACGAGGACCCGGTGCTGCCCACCTCGTGGCACGATCTGTTCCCCTCCACCCCCGTCGGCCCCGCGACCGCCGACGCGCTGGAGGTCGAGGCGGATCACACCCCCGATGAGTACCAGGCGCTGGTCGACGAAGCCGTCGGCGAGATCCGACAGGGCCGCGCCGCCAAGGTGGTGCTCTCCGAGCGCACCACGGTCCGTGCGTCCCAGGACATCCGACCGGCCGTGCTGCTGGCCCGTCTGGCCCGCGCCTACCCGAGCACCTGGGTGTACCACCTCGAGGATGTGATCGGCGCGAGCCCGGAGATGCTGGCCCAGACCGAGAACGGCCGGGTGTTCTCCCGGGTCCTGGCCGGGACCCGTCCGGTGGCGGATGACGGCGAGCTGGACGAGATCGACCGCCGCGCCTTCCGCTCCGACGCCAAGGAGCTGTCCGAGCACGCCTTCGCCGTGGAGTCGGTGGTCGAGCGGCTGGCGGGCCTGGCCGAGGGCATCGACGTCTCCCCGGAGCCGTTCGTGCTGCGTCTGCCGGGCCTGGAGCATCTGGCATCGGACGTCTCCGCCGGACTGCGCAACGGTGTGACCAGCTTGGACGTCGCCTCACGACTGCATCCCTCAGCCGCCGTGTCGGGCACTCCGCGCGAGGCGGCCGATGAGATCATCGCCCGTCTGGAGCCGCGCGATCGGGGTGGCTACGCCGCCCCGGTGGGCTGGATGGACGGCCAGGGCGACGGGCAATGGGCGATCGCCCTGCGGATGGCGCATCTGGGCGACGATCGGACCGTGACGCTGCAGGCCGGCGGTGGGTTGGTGGCGGCCTCCGATCCTGTCTCCGAGCACGCCGAGGTGCTGGCGAAGTGCCGACCGATGCTGCGGGCGCTGCGGGGAGATCCCCACGAGGAGCCGTCCGACCTCACCTGACGCAGCGATCAGCTCGGGCTGCTGCCCAGGGTGATCTCCAGGGTCTGCTGGTCCTGTCCGCGCACCACGGTCAGGGTGTGCTCCGAGCCGACCTCCATCCCGCGCACGATGCCGGTCAGGGCGGCGGCGCCGCCGACCTCGGTGTCGTCGATCCCGGTGATCAGGTCGTCCGTGCGCAGCCCGGCCTCCGCGGCGGGGCTGCCGGGCTCGACGCTGACCACCTCGGCGCCGTGGTGGGCGACGTCCCCGAGGGTGACGGTGCCGTCGGTGCTGGTGACTCCCATGAAGGCATGATCGGCGGAGCCGTCCTCCTGGAGCTGCTCGGCGATCATCGTCGCGGTGTTCGCGGGGATCGCGAAGCCCAGGCCGATGCTGCCGGCCTGGCCGGAGGAGTTCGGGATCCCGGCGATCGAGGAGTTGATGCCGATCACCTGACCGGCGGCATCCACGAGCGGGCCGCCGGAGTTGCCGGGATTGATCGCGGCATCGGTCTGGATCGCGGAGGTGTAGGTCGCCTGCGAGCCTCCCGCCTCCCCGGTGGCCGAGACCGGTCGGTCCACGGCGGAGATGATCCCGGTGGTCACGGTGTTCTCCAGTCCCAGCGGGGTCCCCAGCGCCATCACGGGCTGCCCGACGGCGACGGTCGAGGAGTCCGCGAAGGTGGCCGGTTGCAGCTCCTCCGGCGGGGAGTCCATCCGGATCACCGCCAGGTCCGTGTTCGGATCGGTGCCGACGATCGACGCGGTGTAGCTCAGGCCGTCGCTCATCGTCACCTGTACGGCGCGGGCGTCCTGGACGACATGGTTGTTGGTGAGGATGGAGCCGTCCTCATCGAGCACCACGCCGGTGCCCTGTGCGGTGCCCCCGCCGGTGGAGACCTCGATCGCGACCGTGCTGGGAGAGACCTGCTCGGCCACCGAGGCCCAGTCGGGGTCGTCGACGGTGGAGACCGAGGCGGGGCTGGCGTCGGCGCTGCTGGGCGGGGCCTCCTGCGCGGTCGACGTCGGGTCCGGGCTCAGCAGCTGGTCATAGGCGACGACGCCGCCGAGCGTGAACCCGCTGGAGACGAGCATGCCGAGAGCGACCAGGCCGGTCACCCCGCCCCAGCCCGGGCCGCGACGGCGCGGGCTCCCCGGGGGCCCTCCGGTCGCGGCGGTCGCGGCGGTCGGTGACGGGCCGGTCGAGGCGGCGGCCGCCTGGACGCCGGGCCCGATCGGCCCGGTCGAGGGGGCGCTCCCGTAGGGATCCCCGAAGGTCGCGGGATAGCCGAAGCGGTCGCGGTCCTCCCATGCGGGCGACCACGGCCGCGCGGAACCCGGGGCATCGGTCGGGGTGTACGGGTCGAGGCGCTCGGTGGGCGGCGTGGCGGAGGTGCCGGCGGATCCCGACTCCGTGGTCGACGGGGTCGAAGCGGGCGACGGCGTCGGCGCAGCGGGGCCGCCCGCGGCGGGGCTGCTCACGGCCGGATCGCCCGCGGCGGGTTCGCCGTAGTCGAAGTGCGGCCAGGCCTGCTCCGGCGGTCGGGCAGTCCCGTCCTGGCCGGAGTGGTCCTGCCCGGACCGGTTCTGCGGGGTCTCGTACGGGTCGTTGACGTCCTTCATGTCTGCCATGGGATCACCTCCATCACCAGGTTCTACGAATGTGCGCTGTGCTCTTCCTGGACGAGCAGCACCCGCAGGCCGTGATCGCTCTGCGCCAGAGCGCCGGCGAGGCCGTCGGGACCGACCCGTCGGACGCGCGCGCCCAGGGCAGCCGCCGCTGCGGCGATGTCGGTGCCGTGCGGGGTGGTGAAGAAGCGTCGCAGCAGTTCGGGCGGAGCCGCGGCGTGCTCGAGCCCGGAGAAGATGCGCCCTCCCCCGTCGTCGACGATGATCACGTCCAGGTCCGGGGCCTGCTCCTCCGGACCGATGATCACCCCGGTGAGATCGTGCAGGGCGGTCAGGTCCCCCATCAGCACGCGCACTCGGCTCGTGCCACCATCGGCCCCCTGCTGGGCGAGAGCGATGCCGCCGGCGACGGACGTGGTGCCGTCGATGCCGGCGAGCCCGCGATTGGCGAGCACCCGTCCGGACGTCGTCCCGGCATGCTGCTCGAGGTCGCGCACGAGGCTCGAGGACCCCAGGACCAGGATGTCCCCCTCCCCCGTCGCCTCCCAGACGGCGAGCGCCGCCCGCTGCTGCCAGTCGGCGGGAATTCCCCCGTGGGAGACGGCAGCCTCCTGCCAGGCGGCCAGGTGGTCACGGCGGCGGGCATGCTCCGCCTCGTCGCCCGCGTCGGCCTCGTCGTCGCCGATCGCGGCCGGCACCACCAGCCGGGCACGGCGCGCGGCGTCGGCCCAGTCGGGGTGCGGATCGACGACGACGACGTCGACGTCCTCGGCCCCCAGCAGCGCGCCGACGACGGGGCGGGACAGCGTCGGATGGCCCAGGACGATGGCGCGGTCGGGGCGCAGCGGGTGCTGCTGATCGGCCATGATCCGTCCGAGCAGGGCCGGATATCCGCGCACGAAGGACGGTCCGCCGCGTGCCTCCGAGCTCGGCTCGGCCAACAGCGGCAGCGTATGCCGCTCCGCGAGCTCGCGCGCCGCGGTCCCCGCCCCGTCCCCGGCCACGACGACCGTGCGGGAGGAGATCGGCACCGGCTGCGGGGGCGGCGGGGCCGGGCGCGTGCGGCGGGTCAGCACGAGGCGCTGCGGCGCGTCGCCGGCCGCTGGCGCCTTCGCGGCGGGCGGGGTCTGTGCCGCCTGCTCGGCGGCGGGTGCTGCTCGCGGGACGAGCGGGTCGCGGAACCCGAGGTTCAGGTGCACGGGGCCGGGATGCTCGCCCGTCGCGGCGGCGACCGCGCGGGCGATCGTGGAGACCGCGGTGCGCAGCTCGACCGGTGTGGCACCGGTCGCGGTCGGGGCCGGCAGGTCCGCGTCGAACCGGGTCAGGGAGCGGTACAGGCCGACCTGGCGGGTGGTCTGGTTCGCCCCGACGTCGCGCAGCTCGGCGGGGCGGTCCGCGGTCAGCACGATCAGCGGGATCCGGCCGTGGTGGGCCTCCATGACGGCGGCGTGCAGGTGGGCGGTCGCGGTGCCCGAGGTGGTCGCGACGACCGCCGGATGCGTGACGTCGTATCGGGACAGGCCGAGGGCGGTGAAGGCCGCGGCGCGCTCGTCGATGCGGACGTGGGCACGGATGCGTCCGGGACGCCGCGAGCCGGTGCGCTGCGGGTCTGTGGTCTGCGCGTCTGTGGTCTGCGGGTCCGGGGTCTGCGGCTGGGCGAGCTGTGGGTCGGCGAGGCCGTAGACGAGCGGCGCGGAGCGCGACCCGGGGGCGAGGACCGCATCGGTGACGCCGAGTGCGGCCAGCGCTCTCCACAGGACGATCGCCTGGTCGACCGCGCCGGAACCCGTCGGGGTGGGCAGGGGGATCCCGTCGTCCGGGGCGGAGCGATCGCTGACGTGCATGGGATCAGCGTAGTTCGCCAGGTGCCCGGCTCGCGCGGTCCCGGCGCGCGGTCCCGTCCGCCGCCCCGGGGCGGCACGTCGGTCCGGGACCGCGACTCAGAGCTGCTCGGCGCACTCCGCCAGGCGCTGCGTCCAGGCCGTGGCCAGATCCGCCGGTGCGGCGTGCCGCTGAAGGAGGTCGGGCGCGGGCTCCGGCCGGACGACGGGCAGGGTGCCGCCGTCCGCGAGCAGCGGGTCGGTGACCAGGTCGCCGGTCAGCAAGGTGGCGGTGGCGAGACCGCAGGCGTACGGAAGCTCGGGCAGGGCGGCGGCGAGGGCGACCCCGGCGCTGAGCCCCACCCCGGATTCCAGGGCCGAGGAGACCACCACGGGAAGATCCGCCTGCTCGGCCAGGTCCAGGCACCGCTGCACGCCACCCAGCGGCTGCACCTTCATCACCAGCACGTCAGCCGCCTCCGCACGGGCCACCCGCAGAGGATCCTCGGCGCGTCGCACGGATTCGTCGGCGGCGATCGGCACGTCCAGGGCGCGGCGCAGGGCGGCGAGGTCCTCGATCTCGGCGCAGGGCTGCTCGGCGTACTCGAGGCCGCCCGCGGCGCGGTCCAGCACCGGGAGCGCCTCCAGGGCCTGCTCGAGGGTCCAGGCGGCGTTGGCGTCGACGCGCAGGCGGGCGTCGGGCCCCAGGGCGTCCCGCACGGCTTCGAGCCGTTCGGCGTCCTCGGCGAGGCTGGAGCCGGGGTCGGCGACCTTTATCTTCGCGGTGCGTGCGCCGCCGACGGTCGCGATCCGGTGGGCCAGCACGGCTGGGACCACGGGGATGGTGACGTTGACCGCGATCCGCTCGCGGACCGGGGCGGGGCGGGGCTCGGTGGCGTCGGCGAGCGCGGAGCGCAGCCACGGGGCGGACTCCTCGGTGCCGTAGTCCCAGAAAGGCGAGAACTCGGCCCAGCCGGCGGGACCGTGCAGCAGGACGCCGTCCCGCTCGGTGATGCCGCGGAAACGAGTGGTCATCGGGATCGTCCATGCGAGCGCCCGGTCGATGCCGCGCTCGCGCAGGGCGGTGGGGATGTGCATCCCTCGAGGCTAGCGGGCCGGTGCCGGTGCCGCGAAAGCCGGTGGGCGGGTCGCGAGAAAGGGATGGAGCGCGAGGACGCATGCCGGCTACGCTCTGCCGCGATGACCTCTCACCAGCTCCGTCCCGTCCGCGAGGACGACGCCTCGGCGATCCTCGAGGCCTTCCTCGCCGCTCCCGACATGGCCCGCCAGGGGGAGGTCGCCACCCTCGAGGACGCCGAGGAGATGGTGCGGTGGCTGTCCGCTCCCGGCCGCCGGGGGACGGCGATCGCCCGCCGGGACACCGATGGGCTCCTCGAGCGGCAGAAGTTCCTCATCGACGGTGCCCGCCAGGATGTGCACACCTATGGGCGCCTGGTCTCCGATCCGGTTCCCGCCACTGCGGAGCTGCCCTGGGGGCGCTGAGCCCTGCGCCCCGGGCGTGTCGCCCCCCCCCGCGGCCGGCGGACGACCCCGCCGCGGCCCGGGGGCGATGACCACCGCGGCCGGACTACCCTGGCAGGCATGACCACGCCTCCGGATCCGCTGCCCCGCCAGGTCTCCGAGACCTTCGACCCCCGGCTGTGGCGGGAGGTGGGCGCCGCCGAGCACGGCGGGTCGGCCTTCACCGACCTCACCTACCATCGGGCCGTCGAGCGCGTCGAGAGTCCCGACGGCGAGCGGACCAGTCGTGATCTGCCCACGGTCCGGATCGCCTTCGACCGGCCCGAGGTGCGCAACGCCTTCCGTCCGCACACGGTCGATGAGCTGTACCGGGCCCTGGACCACGCCCGGCTCGACACCGGGGTGGGCGTCATCCTGCTCACCGGCAACGGCCCCTCCCCCAAGGACGGCGGCCGCGCCTACTGCTCCGGCGGGGATCAGCGCATCCGCGGACGCTCCGGCTACGAGTACGCCGAGGCCGAGGAGCTCGGCGAGACCGACCGGGTGCGCGCCGGCTCCAGCGGCCGCCTGCACATCCTCGAGGTGCAGCGTCTGATCCGCACCATGGGCAAGGTCGTGATCTCCGTCGTCAACGGCTGGGCCGCCGGCGGCGGGCATTCCCTGCACGTGGTCTCCGACCTCTCGATCGCCTCGCGCCAGCACGCCCGCTTCATGCAGACCGATGCGAACGTCGGCTCCTTCGACGGCGGCTACGGCTCTGCCTATCTCGCCAAGCAGGTGGGCCAGAAGCGCGCCCGGGAGATCTTCTTCCTCGCCGAGGAGTACTCGGCCCAGGACGCCTACGACTGGGGCGCGGTGAACCGCATCGCCGATCACGAGGAGATCGAGGTGGAGGCGCTGGCGATGGCCGCACGGATCGCCACGAAGTCCCCGCAGGCGATCCGCATGCTGAAGTTCTCCTTCAACCTGGCCGACGACGGCCTCATGGGCCAGCAGGTCTTCGCCGGCGAGGCGACCCGGCTGGCCTACATGACCGACGAGGCCGCCGAAGGGCGCGACGCCTTCCTCGAGAAGCGCTCCCCCGACTGGTCCCGGTTCCCCCACCCGCAGGGCTGAGGGACGATGACCGTCCCGCACGACGCCTCCGATCCGCGCGACCCGGCCGCCCCGCACGACCGGACCGATCCGCGCGATGCCGCAGCGTCGCACGACGTCGCCGGTCGGCCGTGGCTGGTGCCGGACCCGTATGACGCCTCCGCCGCCTCGCTGACCGCCCACTCCCGCGCGATCGGAGAGGTCATGGCCGGCACCGGACGACTGTGGCGGGGACCCTTCGCGCCGCCGACCGCGCTGCCGACAGGATTCGAGGACACCGCCCTGGTCGTGCCCACCTCCGGGTCCACCGGCACCGCGAAAGCCGTGGCCCTTTCCCGCGATGCCCTCCTCGCCTCGCAGGATGCGACCGCCCGCCTGATGGCCGTCGACCCCGCGGCCACCGCGACCGACGGGCACGGCCTCTGGCTGCCCCTGCTTCCCCCGACGCACATCGCCGGCGTGCAGGTCATCGCCCGCGCCCACCGCACCGCCCAGGTGCTGGGTCTGGATGGCCCGGCGCTGCCCGATCCCCTGCCCGACCTGCGCGGCCATTTCGACGCCGCCGCCTTCGTCGCCCTCGCCGAGCCCGCCCTCGCCCAGGCCGAGCAGGCCGGTCTGCCCGCGTTCACCTCGCTGGTGCCCACCCAGCTGACCCGCATCGTCACCGGCGCGACCGGGGCCGACGCCCGGGCCCGCTCCGTCCTGAAGCGATTCGCCGCAGTGCTGGTGGGCGGCGCCGCCACCGGTCGAGAGATCCTCGCCAGGGCCGCCGCCCAGCGGATCCCGGTGCGCACCACCTACGGCTCCTCGGAGACGGCGGGCGGCTGCGTCTACGACCGCACCGCCCTGCCCGGCGTCGCGCTGGACCTCGAGACGCCCGACGCGAGCGGGGCCGGGCGACTGGTCATCGCCTCCCCCACCCTCGCGCTCGGGTATCTCACCGCCGACGGCGGCACCGACACCGCACCCTTCGCGCGCACCCCGGACGGTCGACGCACCTTCACCACCTCGGACCTCGCCGAGCTGGACACCGACGGCGCGCTGACCGTGCTCGGCCGGGCCGACGACGTGATCAACACCGGCGGACGCAAGGTGCTCCCCCAGGACGTCGAGCAGGCCATCGACCGCTCCCTCATGCTGCGCGGCCTGGTGCGCTCCAGCGTCGTGGTCGGGGTGGACGACCCCGACTGGGGCCAGCGGGTCGAAGCACTGGTCACCCTCGAGGACGGGGCGGAACCTGCCGAGGCGACGGCCCTGGTGCGCTCGGCCCTGCGCACCAGCGACGTGCCCGCGCACATGATCCCCAAGCGGGTGCACGTGCTCGACCAGCTGCCGCTGCTGGGCATCGGCAAGATCGACCGCGCCGCCGCACGCCGCCTCGCCGCCGCACGCTGAGGACCCGGACGGCCCGGGACCTGTGCTCTCCGCCACGGTCCCGAGACGCGCCCTGACCGGGGCGTATCCTCGGGGAGGCCCCCGACCGGGCGGCCACCGATCGCGTGAGGAGCACGATGGCCAGCCTGTCGCAGTGGGTCGAAGGCGCCCGCCCCAAGACCCTGCCCGCCGCGCTGGCGCCCGTCGCCGCCGGGACCGGGGTCGCGATCTGGCAGCTCGGCGAGCAGTCCGGCTCCGTCGACTGGGCCCTGGTGATCCCCCGGGCCCTGCTCGCCCTCGCCGTCTCCTTCAGCCTGCAGATCGGCGTGAACTTCGCCAACGACTACTCCGACGGGATCCGCGGCACCGATGACGACCGGGTCGGCCCGTTCCGACTCACCGGCTCCGGCGCCGCCGCCCCGCGCACCGTGAAGAGCGCCGCGGTCGGCTCCCTCGCCGCCGGGGCCGTGTTCGGCATCGCCCTGATCGCCCTTGCGCAGATCTGGTGGGCCCTGGTGGTCGGCGCCGCCGCCATCGCCGCGGCCTGGTTCTACACCGGAGGGCGCAGACCCTACGGGTACCGCGGGCTCGGCGAGGTGTTCGTCTTCGTCTTCTTCGGCCTGGTGGCAGTGAACGGCACCGCCTACGCGATCACGCCACACCCGAACTGGGTCGCGCTGCTGGCCTCGATCGCGATCGGGCTGCTGGCCGTCGCCCTGATGCTGACCAACAACCTGCGCGACATCCCCACCGACGCCGTCGCCGGCAAGCGCACGCTCGCGGTGCGGCTCGGACAGCGCGGAACCCGCGCCCTGTTCACCGTGAACCTGCTGGCGCCGTTCGTGCTGATGGTGCCGGTGATGGTGGCCCACCGGCCGGTGCTGCTGGTGCTCGTGGCCCTGCCGCTCGCCTACGGGCCGGTGCGTGCGGTCCTCGGCGGCGCCCGCGGCCGCGACCTGATCCCGGTGCTCGGGAGGACGGGGCGGCTCGAGCTGGTGTTCTCGCTGCTGCTCCTGCTCGGCCTGGCACTCTGAGGCCGACGGGCTCCGCGGCCTGAGCGCCGCCGCGAGTCAGCTGCGCCGTCGCCTGCTCTCCGTGCCCGGCTCCGGTTCGCCCACCGTGTCCGGCGCGGGATCGCCTGCCGCGTCCTGCTCGCCCCCGGCGCTCGCGTCGTCGACCTCGCCCGCCTCGTGGGCGAGATCGGGCAGCACCGCGGGTCCCGCGCCCGGTCGCTCCTGGTCCGCGTCGTCCTCGTCCGCGTCGTCCTCGTCCGGGCCGTCGTGGACCTCGTCGTGCGTCCCGTCCTCGTCGAGGGCCGCGTCCTCCGCATCGGCGTCGTGGTCGACCGGTCGCCCCTTGCGCGCGCGCCGCCGCTCGTCGGCCGCCTTCCAGCGCAGCGCGGCGGAGGAGCGCAGTCGATCCAGGAAGAGGATCGAGATCAGCATCGCGATCAGCGCCGCCAGCGCGGCCGCGAGCAGCAGGCCGACATCGAACAGGGTGAGGAGCCACCAGATCCCCACCCACAGAAGCAGGCGGATGACGGCGAACAGGGCCATATCTCGCATGGACCCAGGGTAGTTCTCCCGGATGGGAACTCCCGACCCTGCCCGGGTTCAGGTCCGCTCAGTAGACTCCGGTCATGCTTCGCGGCTTCCTGGTGGTGCTATCCATCGCTCTGACGGTGTTCGCTCTGGCCGACTGCGTCCAGACCGAGAAGGACAAGGTCCGGGGCGTCCCGAAATGGGCCTGGGTGGTCCTGATCGTGCTGCTGCCCTGGGTGGGGCCGATCACCTGGTTGGTCGTCGGCAAGGACCGGCCGAACGAGGGCGGGACCGACCGCCCGCGGCGCGACGGACCCACCGCGCCGGACGAGGACCCCGAGTTCCTGCGCCGGCTCGACGAGGACATCCGCCGGGAGCGTCGTGAGCGCCGGCAGCGCGACCAGGGCGGCGAGGGCACGGGCGGCTCCCCCAGCGGGTCCCCGAACACCTGAGCCACCCGGTTCTCCGGCTCAGAGACCGGAGTAGGA encodes the following:
- a CDS encoding isochorismate synthase, whose product is MPAPNLSPEDTEHPVTLSVRTLRLEESVDLVGHIPAAVSGAWLRHGQGVVALGTAWSARTTGPHRFAAASSAFQDLASRARVDDEVRTRTSGLIALGSFSYADTSERASQLMVPRALLGVHDGESFLTVVGVDEDPVLPTSWHDLFPSTPVGPATADALEVEADHTPDEYQALVDEAVGEIRQGRAAKVVLSERTTVRASQDIRPAVLLARLARAYPSTWVYHLEDVIGASPEMLAQTENGRVFSRVLAGTRPVADDGELDEIDRRAFRSDAKELSEHAFAVESVVERLAGLAEGIDVSPEPFVLRLPGLEHLASDVSAGLRNGVTSLDVASRLHPSAAVSGTPREAADEIIARLEPRDRGGYAAPVGWMDGQGDGQWAIALRMAHLGDDRTVTLQAGGGLVAASDPVSEHAEVLAKCRPMLRALRGDPHEEPSDLT
- a CDS encoding trypsin-like peptidase domain-containing protein, whose translation is MADMKDVNDPYETPQNRSGQDHSGQDGTARPPEQAWPHFDYGEPAAGDPAVSSPAAGGPAAPTPSPASTPSTTESGSAGTSATPPTERLDPYTPTDAPGSARPWSPAWEDRDRFGYPATFGDPYGSAPSTGPIGPGVQAAAASTGPSPTAATAATGGPPGSPRRRGPGWGGVTGLVALGMLVSSGFTLGGVVAYDQLLSPDPTSTAQEAPPSSADASPASVSTVDDPDWASVAEQVSPSTVAIEVSTGGGTAQGTGVVLDEDGSILTNNHVVQDARAVQVTMSDGLSYTASIVGTDPNTDLAVIRMDSPPEELQPATFADSSTVAVGQPVMALGTPLGLENTVTTGIISAVDRPVSATGEAGGSQATYTSAIQTDAAINPGNSGGPLVDAAGQVIGINSSIAGIPNSSGQAGSIGLGFAIPANTATMIAEQLQEDGSADHAFMGVTSTDGTVTLGDVAHHGAEVVSVEPGSPAAEAGLRTDDLITGIDDTEVGGAAALTGIVRGMEVGSEHTLTVVRGQDQQTLEITLGSSPS
- the menD gene encoding 2-succinyl-5-enolpyruvyl-6-hydroxy-3-cyclohexene-1-carboxylic-acid synthase, whose translation is MHVSDRSAPDDGIPLPTPTGSGAVDQAIVLWRALAALGVTDAVLAPGSRSAPLVYGLADPQLAQPQTPDPQTTDAQTTDPQRTGSRRPGRIRAHVRIDERAAAFTALGLSRYDVTHPAVVATTSGTATAHLHAAVMEAHHGRIPLIVLTADRPAELRDVGANQTTRQVGLYRSLTRFDADLPAPTATGATPVELRTAVSTIARAVAAATGEHPGPVHLNLGFRDPLVPRAAPAAEQAAQTPPAAKAPAAGDAPQRLVLTRRTRPAPPPPQPVPISSRTVVVAGDGAGTAARELAERHTLPLLAEPSSEARGGPSFVRGYPALLGRIMADQQHPLRPDRAIVLGHPTLSRPVVGALLGAEDVDVVVVDPHPDWADAARRARLVVPAAIGDDEADAGDEAEHARRRDHLAAWQEAAVSHGGIPADWQQRAALAVWEATGEGDILVLGSSSLVRDLEQHAGTTSGRVLANRGLAGIDGTTSVAGGIALAQQGADGGTSRVRVLMGDLTALHDLTGVIIGPEEQAPDLDVIIVDDGGGRIFSGLEHAAAPPELLRRFFTTPHGTDIAAAAAALGARVRRVGPDGLAGALAQSDHGLRVLLVQEEHSAHS
- a CDS encoding o-succinylbenzoate synthase, which codes for MHIPTALRERGIDRALAWTIPMTTRFRGITERDGVLLHGPAGWAEFSPFWDYGTEESAPWLRSALADATEPRPAPVRERIAVNVTIPVVPAVLAHRIATVGGARTAKIKVADPGSSLAEDAERLEAVRDALGPDARLRVDANAAWTLEQALEALPVLDRAAGGLEYAEQPCAEIEDLAALRRALDVPIAADESVRRAEDPLRVARAEAADVLVMKVQPLGGVQRCLDLAEQADLPVVVSSALESGVGLSAGVALAAALPELPYACGLATATLLTGDLVTDPLLADGGTLPVVRPEPAPDLLQRHAAPADLATAWTQRLAECAEQL
- a CDS encoding 1,4-dihydroxy-2-naphthoyl-CoA synthase, which gives rise to MTTPPDPLPRQVSETFDPRLWREVGAAEHGGSAFTDLTYHRAVERVESPDGERTSRDLPTVRIAFDRPEVRNAFRPHTVDELYRALDHARLDTGVGVILLTGNGPSPKDGGRAYCSGGDQRIRGRSGYEYAEAEELGETDRVRAGSSGRLHILEVQRLIRTMGKVVISVVNGWAAGGGHSLHVVSDLSIASRQHARFMQTDANVGSFDGGYGSAYLAKQVGQKRAREIFFLAEEYSAQDAYDWGAVNRIADHEEIEVEALAMAARIATKSPQAIRMLKFSFNLADDGLMGQQVFAGEATRLAYMTDEAAEGRDAFLEKRSPDWSRFPHPQG
- a CDS encoding AMP-binding protein, with the protein product MTVPHDASDPRDPAAPHDRTDPRDAAASHDVAGRPWLVPDPYDASAASLTAHSRAIGEVMAGTGRLWRGPFAPPTALPTGFEDTALVVPTSGSTGTAKAVALSRDALLASQDATARLMAVDPAATATDGHGLWLPLLPPTHIAGVQVIARAHRTAQVLGLDGPALPDPLPDLRGHFDAAAFVALAEPALAQAEQAGLPAFTSLVPTQLTRIVTGATGADARARSVLKRFAAVLVGGAATGREILARAAAQRIPVRTTYGSSETAGGCVYDRTALPGVALDLETPDASGAGRLVIASPTLALGYLTADGGTDTAPFARTPDGRRTFTTSDLAELDTDGALTVLGRADDVINTGGRKVLPQDVEQAIDRSLMLRGLVRSSVVVGVDDPDWGQRVEALVTLEDGAEPAEATALVRSALRTSDVPAHMIPKRVHVLDQLPLLGIGKIDRAAARRLAAAR
- a CDS encoding 1,4-dihydroxy-2-naphthoate polyprenyltransferase; translation: MASLSQWVEGARPKTLPAALAPVAAGTGVAIWQLGEQSGSVDWALVIPRALLALAVSFSLQIGVNFANDYSDGIRGTDDDRVGPFRLTGSGAAAPRTVKSAAVGSLAAGAVFGIALIALAQIWWALVVGAAAIAAAWFYTGGRRPYGYRGLGEVFVFVFFGLVAVNGTAYAITPHPNWVALLASIAIGLLAVALMLTNNLRDIPTDAVAGKRTLAVRLGQRGTRALFTVNLLAPFVLMVPVMVAHRPVLLVLVALPLAYGPVRAVLGGARGRDLIPVLGRTGRLELVFSLLLLLGLAL
- a CDS encoding DUF4229 domain-containing protein; protein product: MRDMALFAVIRLLLWVGIWWLLTLFDVGLLLAAALAALIAMLISILFLDRLRSSAALRWKAADERRRARKGRPVDHDADAEDAALDEDGTHDEVHDGPDEDDADEDDADQERPGAGPAVLPDLAHEAGEVDDASAGGEQDAAGDPAPDTVGEPEPGTESRRRRS
- a CDS encoding PLD nuclease N-terminal domain-containing protein; this encodes MLRGFLVVLSIALTVFALADCVQTEKDKVRGVPKWAWVVLIVLLPWVGPITWLVVGKDRPNEGGTDRPRRDGPTAPDEDPEFLRRLDEDIRRERRERRQRDQGGEGTGGSPSGSPNT